A DNA window from Hydra vulgaris chromosome 13, alternate assembly HydraT2T_AEP contains the following coding sequences:
- the LOC136089607 gene encoding jerky protein homolog-like encodes MNSIRKMQGSKKKKNIRKKLLYSEEQLHAALRALNKGEKILCVSKKFNVPESTLRDKLSGKSQPKRQNSGFKSYLGEEIENELVAWLMQCANMGFAITKKLLIKAVQKIVTGRGIKTPFKDDIPSKNWFYKFMRRHKELSQKRAEHISRARGLITEASIRKWFNEVYELLGDDAQYLNDPSRVFNLDETGFELAPKTGKVIGIRGRNVYEECNNSDKENLTTLFCVNANGQFAPSLTLYKYARMPKTIAAAPPGWGLGKSDSGWMTAECFYEYFTNVLVPYLKSINTQLPIYMFMDGHRSHLSKELSMYCSSERIHLISLFPNATHILQPLDVSVFGPMKKKWQNICRQFKLDNDFNEICKENVPMLLNNFVMDPSMKKNIINGFRSTGIFPFNANNVDYKKVIQRVKLNSTIDNNETNLLSHNNVGNLFEDNVAPEVLLQFEKTGNKEWGGKTDFRELFNFWKKLKFNDRSKQTINLIEANNNVLNNEIDKESYLDISSTQNEIVSSNVSEFGKSVIIDEPGESKSAAEPPDSNKQIIKDINLLHDFLLWPKQPITKKRLKQVERLPSVVTSAKWLEIQITRENAKEEEDIKKIERKNKAAEKKELKEKEKQEKTKRKQAVTK; translated from the coding sequence ATGAATTCGATTAGAAAGATGCAAggttcaaaaaagaaaaaaaatattcgaaAAAAGCTTTTGTATTCAGAAGAACAACTGCATGCAGCACTTAGAGCTTTAaataaaggtgaaaaaattttatgtgtcagcaaaaagtttaatgttCCTGAAAGTACCTTACGCGATAAATTATCTGGTAAAAGCCAACCCAAACGGCAAAACTCTGGCTTTAAATCATATCTTGGAGAAGAAATAGAGAATGAATTGGTTGCTTGGTTAATGCAGTGCGCTAACATGGGTTTTGcgattacaaaaaagttattaattaaggCGGTACAAAAAATAGTTACAGGGCGAGGTATAAAAACACCATTTAAAGATGATATCCCAAGTAAAAActggttttataaatttatgcgTCGTCATAAGGAATTATCGCAAAAACGAGCAGAGCATATTAGTCGAGCTAGAGGTCTTATAACTGAAGCATCGATAAGAAAATGGTTTAATGAGGTGTATGAATTATTAGGCGATGATGCGCAATACCTTAATGATCCATCtcgtgtttttaatttagacgAAACTGGCTTTGAGTTAGCACCAAAAACTGGAAAAGTAATTGGCATTAGAGGAAGAAATGTTTATGAAGAATGCAACAACAGCGATAAGGAAAACCTTACAACTTTATTTTGCGTAAATGCAAATGGTCAATTTGCACCATCATTAACATTGTACAAGTATGCTCGAATGCCAAAAACTATTGCTGCTGCACCACCAGGTTGGGGACTCGGTAAAAGTGACAGCGGCTGGATGACCGCCGAATGCTTTTATGAGTACTTCACAAATGTGTTAGTACCATATTTGAAATCTATTAATACACAATTACCTATATATATGTTCATGGATGGACACCGCTCGCATCTGTCTAAAGAGCTCAGCATGTATTGCTCTTCGGAAAGAATTCATTTGATTTCGTTGTTTCCTAATGCTACACACATCTTACAACCATTAGATGTGTCAGTTTTCGgaccaatgaaaaaaaaatggcaGAACATTTGTCGGCAATTTAAATTGGATAacgattttaatgaaatttgcaaagaaaatGTACCAATGttgttgaataattttgttatggatccaagtatgaaaaaaaatattattaacggaTTTAGGTCGACAGGAATATTCCCATTTAATGCGAACaatgttgattataaaaaagtaattcaacGTGTTAAATTAAATTCCACAATTGATAATAATGAAACGAATCTTTTAAGCCATAATAACGTGGGAAACTTATTTGAAGACAACGTTGCACCTGAAGTATTGCTACAGTTTGAAAAAACTGGAAATAAAGAATGGGGAGGTAAAACTGACTTCAgagaattatttaatttttggaaaaaactaaaatttaacgATAGGTCCAAACAAACCATAAATTTAATAGAAGCCAACAATAATGTATTGAACAATGAAATCGATAAAGAATCGTATTTAGATATTAGCAGTACGCAAAATGAAATCGTATCTAGTAATGTTAGCGAATTTGGAAAAAGCGTAATAATTGATGAACCCGGTGAAAGTAAATCAGCAGCAGAACCACCAgattcaaataaacaaataataaaagatataaaccTATTACACGACTTTCTTTTATGGCCAAAACAACCAATCACGAAAAAAAGGCTGAAACAAGTTGAACGATTACCGAGCGTTGTAACTTCAGCCAAATGGTTAGAGATTCAAATAACTAGAGAAAATGCAAAGGAAGAAgaagatatcaaaaaaattgaacgtAAAAATAAAGCTgctgaaaaaaaagaattgaaagaaaaagaaaaacaagaaaaaactaaaagaaaacaagctgtaacaaaataa